From one Vibrio palustris genomic stretch:
- the luxQ gene encoding quorum-sensing autoinducer 2 sensor kinase/phosphatase LuxQ has product MKPQNMIIKPKKHIANFVSYAIVMVLGVLIVTVLFQSYQISSRLMSQEVKRTSRQTSNLVQSLFDYRLSTVQIHQDSSAQSQSLVKMIEHQNLRPIDQYFNRVDQREITNTPDIRFITTTKGQFWDDGNAQFYGIAEHSLHNIISRVAFNSNWHLIATPSQLNTMYLLIRRSPMVDQKTGEVSGYLYVGIVLNNNYALLETMRDGSNSESLILTVGSHVLATTLSGSEAYSAADIVQSKQDKGIYNEYMVSRATLMVEGVSTYLKVYSVQNNHNALSLRNNYYFWMAFALVAMVIVAFLTRWWLQRRIESEISSLMSYTHQVAKKGDNKSFPGSLIYEFDHFGRTLENTFSRLAEQEKQFEDLFNYTTSPMLLWGADGSLIKMNPSAKEEFLNQYENGESLFTMLAEQLQGLIQDTTRGHLTSSVLTELGSKMFRWNLSPITVNNEIQSVIAQGHDITTIIEAEKQSRIARKEAEESAKLRADFLAQMSHELRTPLNGILGVSQLLQRTVETKEQIEQVKVLCSSGEHLLAVLSDILDFSRIEQGKFTLKPTEFRLADLAMTIQQIYYPLCRDEQLTLEVNTDIPHTMYVRNDQVRINQILFNLLNNATKFTHEGGITVDMHINDSTSPLSLDIKVSDTGIGISEEDLRVVFEPFMQAGTPHVREYGGSGLGLAIVKNLLTMLEGHISVTSRVNQGTQFTLSIPLDVVVPSKSLPTPDSDVIDFTLFNRQLSVLLVEDNHTNAFIAKAFCEKYNIKTDWVTDGYKAIEKLQTQHFDLVLMDNQLPQLGGVEATARIKQELQLPVVVYACTADGMDATRDAFFAAGADYVLVKPIKEISLYRALQYFKNQHLEST; this is encoded by the coding sequence ATGAAGCCTCAAAATATGATCATTAAGCCCAAAAAACATATCGCGAATTTTGTCAGTTATGCGATTGTGATGGTACTCGGCGTGTTGATTGTTACCGTGTTATTCCAGAGTTATCAAATCAGTAGTCGTTTGATGTCGCAAGAAGTAAAAAGGACAAGCCGGCAGACGAGTAATTTAGTGCAAAGTCTATTTGATTATCGTTTGTCTACCGTGCAAATCCACCAAGATAGTAGTGCGCAAAGCCAAAGCTTGGTGAAGATGATAGAGCATCAGAACCTTAGACCGATAGATCAATATTTTAATCGAGTTGACCAAAGGGAAATTACCAATACCCCTGATATTCGTTTTATTACCACGACGAAAGGGCAATTCTGGGATGACGGTAATGCGCAATTTTATGGCATTGCTGAGCACAGCCTGCACAACATCATTAGTCGCGTCGCTTTCAATAGCAATTGGCATCTTATTGCCACGCCTTCGCAATTAAACACCATGTATCTTTTAATTCGGCGTTCACCAATGGTGGATCAAAAAACGGGAGAAGTCAGTGGTTACCTCTACGTGGGTATCGTTCTAAATAATAACTATGCCTTGTTAGAAACGATGCGTGATGGCAGTAACTCAGAGAGTCTGATTCTAACGGTGGGTTCTCACGTGTTAGCAACAACATTAAGTGGTAGTGAAGCCTACTCAGCGGCGGATATTGTCCAGTCAAAACAAGATAAAGGCATATACAACGAGTACATGGTGAGCCGTGCGACGCTAATGGTTGAAGGTGTATCAACTTATTTGAAAGTGTACTCTGTGCAAAATAATCATAATGCTTTATCACTCAGGAATAATTACTATTTTTGGATGGCATTCGCGCTTGTCGCAATGGTGATTGTGGCTTTTTTAACACGTTGGTGGCTTCAACGCCGTATCGAAAGTGAGATTAGTAGCTTGATGTCTTATACGCACCAAGTGGCGAAGAAAGGCGACAATAAATCCTTCCCTGGTTCCTTGATTTATGAATTTGATCATTTTGGACGGACCTTAGAAAACACCTTCTCGCGGTTAGCCGAACAAGAAAAACAGTTCGAAGATCTGTTTAATTACACAACGTCACCGATGCTGTTGTGGGGCGCTGATGGGTCATTAATAAAAATGAATCCTTCGGCGAAAGAAGAGTTTTTAAATCAATATGAAAATGGAGAGTCATTATTCACCATGCTTGCTGAGCAGTTACAAGGACTGATTCAAGATACCACTAGAGGCCATTTGACCTCATCGGTCTTGACGGAGCTGGGCAGCAAAATGTTTCGCTGGAATTTATCACCGATTACAGTGAATAATGAAATACAATCTGTGATTGCTCAAGGGCATGATATCACTACTATCATTGAAGCTGAAAAGCAAAGCCGTATTGCGCGTAAAGAAGCAGAAGAATCGGCGAAATTACGTGCAGACTTCTTAGCACAAATGAGCCATGAGTTACGTACCCCACTCAATGGCATTCTGGGTGTTTCTCAGTTACTGCAACGCACGGTCGAGACGAAAGAACAAATTGAGCAAGTGAAAGTGTTGTGCAGTAGTGGCGAGCATTTACTTGCGGTATTGAGTGATATTTTAGACTTTTCTCGGATTGAACAAGGTAAATTTACTCTTAAGCCGACCGAGTTCCGGTTAGCTGATTTAGCCATGACTATCCAGCAAATTTATTATCCGTTATGTCGTGATGAGCAGTTAACATTAGAAGTGAATACCGATATACCGCACACTATGTACGTGCGCAATGATCAAGTGCGTATTAATCAGATTTTGTTTAACCTGCTAAATAATGCGACTAAGTTTACACATGAAGGCGGTATTACCGTCGATATGCATATCAATGATAGCACTTCTCCATTGAGTTTAGACATTAAGGTCAGCGATACCGGTATCGGGATCAGTGAAGAAGACTTACGAGTGGTATTTGAACCATTCATGCAAGCGGGTACGCCGCATGTCCGTGAATATGGCGGTAGTGGTCTTGGACTGGCGATTGTGAAAAACTTACTGACTATGCTTGAGGGTCATATAAGTGTTACCTCGAGAGTGAATCAAGGCACGCAATTTACCTTATCGATCCCATTGGATGTGGTTGTTCCCTCTAAGTCACTTCCGACACCGGATTCGGATGTCATTGACTTTACGTTATTTAATCGTCAATTATCTGTTTTGTTAGTAGAAGACAATCATACTAATGCGTTTATTGCGAAGGCATTTTGTGAAAAATACAATATTAAAACCGATTGGGTGACGGATGGATACAAAGCGATTGAGAAACTACAAACCCAACATTTCGATTTAGTGCTTATGGATAACCAGTTGCCACAGTTAGGTGGTGTGGAAGCCACTGCCCGTATTAAACAAGAATTACAGCTGCCAGTGGTGGTTTACGCATGTACGGCTGATGGTATGGACGCAACGCGTGATGCTTTTTTTGCTGCTGGAGCAGACTATGTTTTGGTCAAACCAATTAAAGAAATCAGCCTGTATCGAGCGCTCCAATACTTTAAAAATCAGCATTTAGAATCGACTTAA
- the modA gene encoding molybdate ABC transporter substrate-binding protein, with amino-acid sequence MKTILVLFLSIVLSHSVWAQSVIHLYAASSMTNAVNELVSDYHQQHPNIRVVPVFGSSSSLARQIEHGAPADVYLSANEKWVHYLVNQGTVSAANVRLLVGNDLVLIQPSDLPAAHFDVGESSAWQAKLDDSRLAVGNTQAVPAGIYARETLQSLGVWQAVQPRLAQTNNVRLALALVERGEAPLGIVYKTDALQSDLVSIVHTFAESHHDPIHYPLVTLSQTPQVDDFVAYMHSTDAQKTLKKYGFNTHLGQATFKEH; translated from the coding sequence ATGAAAACAATTCTCGTCCTGTTTCTTTCCATTGTTTTGAGCCATTCGGTTTGGGCTCAATCTGTTATTCATTTGTATGCGGCTTCTTCCATGACGAATGCAGTGAATGAATTAGTGTCGGATTACCACCAGCAACATCCTAATATTCGAGTGGTTCCCGTCTTCGGGTCATCATCATCATTGGCTCGTCAAATAGAGCATGGCGCACCCGCTGATGTGTATCTGTCTGCCAACGAAAAATGGGTTCACTATTTAGTCAATCAAGGCACAGTATCTGCTGCTAATGTTCGTTTATTAGTTGGGAATGATTTGGTCTTAATTCAGCCCAGTGATTTACCTGCTGCTCATTTTGATGTGGGGGAGTCGTCGGCATGGCAAGCAAAGCTCGATGATTCTCGTTTGGCGGTTGGTAATACGCAAGCGGTACCAGCAGGTATCTATGCTCGTGAAACGTTACAAAGTCTAGGAGTATGGCAAGCGGTTCAACCGCGCCTCGCGCAAACTAATAATGTCCGTTTAGCTTTAGCTTTGGTCGAACGAGGCGAGGCACCGTTGGGGATAGTCTACAAAACAGATGCGTTACAATCCGATCTTGTCAGTATTGTGCATACGTTCGCAGAGTCACATCATGATCCTATCCACTATCCCTTAGTGACACTGAGTCAAACGCCTCAGGTGGATGATTTTGTCGCCTATATGCATTCGACTGATGCCCAGAAGACTTTAAAAAAATATGGGTTTAATACGCATTTAGGTCAAGCAACCTTTAAGGAGCACTAG
- a CDS encoding BCCT family transporter, with amino-acid sequence MPDVFKKYSIETTDYEVGQDNIQKWGFDVHNAVFGISASLIIVFLIAVLVADPATAKDTLSTIKNTIIEDADSFFMWAMNAFLVFGLILMVSPFGKIKIGGREATPDHSTFSWLSMLFSAGMGTALLFWGVAEPTAYYTDWYGTPLDVTPFTPEAKALALGTTIYHWGIHGWSMFGLVALSLAFFHFNKGLPLSMRSVFYPIFGDRAWGWLGHIVDIVAVLATLFGLATSLGLGAQQASSGINYTLGTHAGMWLDMVVIAVVTAISVLSVMKGIDGGVKRLSNFNMIFAFALLAFVIVACWGTVWSSLTNSFMGYVENIIPLSNPYGRTDEKWMHAWTLFYWAWWISWSPFVGMFIARISRGRSVRTFMLAVTFIPTIVTLIYMGIFGGVAIDQVANHIGVLGEKGITDISMTLFYMYDNIPYGNVISIISIALILVFFITSSDSGSLVIDSITAGGKVDSPIPQRVFWASMEGAIAATMLWVGGKDALQALQSGVVATALPFTFVLIIMCMSLLMGLKSEYSVYKKIPLVQN; translated from the coding sequence ATGCCAGATGTATTCAAGAAATACAGTATAGAAACCACTGACTATGAAGTCGGACAAGATAATATTCAAAAATGGGGTTTTGATGTACACAACGCCGTTTTTGGAATCAGCGCTAGTCTAATCATTGTTTTTCTTATTGCTGTTCTCGTTGCTGATCCAGCGACTGCTAAAGACACACTAAGTACAATAAAAAATACCATCATTGAAGACGCGGATAGCTTTTTCATGTGGGCGATGAATGCCTTCCTCGTTTTCGGGCTCATCCTCATGGTATCTCCTTTCGGAAAAATAAAAATAGGCGGACGTGAAGCAACTCCTGATCACTCCACTTTTTCTTGGCTTTCCATGTTATTTTCTGCCGGCATGGGCACCGCTTTGCTATTTTGGGGCGTAGCTGAACCGACAGCATATTATACAGATTGGTATGGCACACCTCTTGATGTCACACCATTTACTCCTGAAGCAAAAGCACTAGCATTAGGCACGACCATATACCATTGGGGTATACATGGATGGTCTATGTTTGGTCTTGTTGCCCTATCGTTAGCATTTTTCCACTTTAATAAGGGTCTACCTTTATCCATGCGCTCTGTTTTCTACCCTATTTTTGGAGATAGAGCTTGGGGTTGGTTAGGACATATTGTGGATATTGTGGCCGTTCTTGCGACCTTATTCGGTTTAGCAACATCCCTAGGGCTAGGCGCACAGCAAGCATCAAGTGGTATTAACTATACGTTAGGTACTCACGCTGGCATGTGGCTAGATATGGTTGTGATAGCCGTTGTAACGGCCATTTCCGTCTTATCAGTCATGAAAGGTATTGATGGTGGAGTAAAACGTCTTAGTAACTTCAATATGATATTTGCGTTTGCGCTATTAGCTTTCGTGATAGTGGCATGTTGGGGCACGGTTTGGTCATCACTGACCAATAGCTTTATGGGGTATGTTGAAAATATTATCCCGTTGAGTAATCCATATGGGCGTACTGATGAGAAATGGATGCATGCATGGACACTATTCTACTGGGCATGGTGGATTTCTTGGTCACCGTTCGTCGGTATGTTTATCGCACGGATTTCTCGTGGCAGAAGTGTTCGAACCTTCATGTTAGCGGTAACGTTTATTCCAACCATTGTAACACTCATTTATATGGGCATTTTTGGTGGTGTTGCCATCGATCAAGTAGCGAATCATATTGGTGTGCTTGGAGAAAAAGGGATTACTGATATTTCCATGACCTTGTTCTACATGTATGACAATATTCCTTATGGTAATGTAATATCGATTATTTCTATCGCTCTCATCTTAGTCTTCTTTATTACGTCATCAGATTCAGGCTCGTTAGTTATTGATAGTATTACAGCGGGCGGAAAAGTTGACTCTCCTATCCCACAACGTGTGTTTTGGGCAAGTATGGAAGGTGCTATCGCAGCAACGATGCTGTGGGTCGGCGGTAAAGATGCGCTACAAGCATTGCAGTCAGGAGTCGTAGCAACAGCATTACCGTTCACGTTTGTACTGATTATTATGTGTATGAGTCTTCTGATGGGGTTAAAGTCAGAATATTCGGTGTACAAAAAAATCCCCTTAGTGCAGAACTAA
- a CDS encoding DUF496 family protein, translated as MNSVFEIVSLARRKNKLKRELIDNEKKVRDNRKRVDLLENLMDYFHPNMTQEEMLTIVKNMKSDYEDRVDDHIIKSAEVSKERRDISRRIRELTQQDKIATQQGKKS; from the coding sequence ATGAACAGCGTATTTGAAATCGTGAGCCTAGCTCGCCGTAAGAACAAGCTCAAACGCGAATTAATCGACAATGAAAAAAAAGTGCGTGATAACCGTAAACGTGTCGATTTGTTAGAAAATTTAATGGACTATTTCCATCCGAACATGACACAAGAAGAGATGCTGACGATTGTGAAAAACATGAAGTCAGATTACGAAGATCGTGTCGATGACCACATTATTAAAAGTGCAGAAGTCTCCAAAGAAAGACGCGACATTAGTCGTCGTATTCGAGAACTGACACAACAAGATAAAATTGCGACTCAACAAGGCAAGAAATCATAA
- the trxC gene encoding thioredoxin TrxC, with amino-acid sequence MSTLTTRCPTCQRLNRIPTTRVEQKPHCGQCQALLLDGVPIEGTTDNITALLSSSKPVVIDFWAPWCNPCVGFAPIFSDVAAERHDQIRCVKINTETQEALAAQYRIRSIPTIMAFKNGQCIDTINGALPKGQFDEWLNNALNK; translated from the coding sequence ATGTCGACACTCACCACTCGCTGCCCAACTTGCCAGCGCTTAAACCGTATCCCTACCACTCGAGTAGAACAAAAGCCTCACTGCGGACAATGCCAAGCATTACTGCTCGATGGCGTACCGATTGAAGGCACAACGGATAATATTACTGCACTACTCTCAAGCTCTAAACCTGTTGTGATTGATTTTTGGGCACCATGGTGCAATCCCTGTGTCGGTTTTGCGCCCATTTTTAGTGATGTAGCTGCAGAAAGACATGATCAGATCCGCTGCGTTAAAATTAATACGGAAACTCAAGAGGCACTCGCCGCACAGTATCGTATCCGTAGCATTCCAACGATCATGGCATTTAAAAATGGTCAGTGCATTGACACGATTAATGGTGCATTACCTAAAGGGCAGTTCGATGAGTGGCTTAATAACGCGTTAAATAAATAA
- the modB gene encoding molybdate ABC transporter permease subunit, with amino-acid sequence MWLADGEITALILSVKVASMTVIWLLPIGLFLGFILARTQFPGKGILDSIIHLPLVLPPVAIGYLLLITMGKQGVIGQWLSTFGVSFSFSWRGAVLACSVVALPLMVRSIRLSIENVDIKLEQAARTLGASPLKAFVTITLPLTIPGLITGVMLSFARSLGEFGATISFVSNIPGETQTIPLAMYNFMETPGAEMSAARLCIVSVVIALLSLFASEWCSRIMTSRLGSKR; translated from the coding sequence ATGTGGCTTGCGGATGGTGAAATCACTGCGTTGATTTTGAGCGTGAAAGTGGCGAGTATGACGGTGATATGGCTACTGCCTATTGGCCTTTTTTTAGGCTTTATTTTGGCTCGTACCCAGTTTCCTGGTAAAGGTATTCTCGATAGTATTATCCACTTGCCACTAGTATTGCCACCCGTTGCGATCGGCTATTTATTATTGATAACCATGGGTAAGCAAGGGGTTATTGGTCAATGGTTAAGTACGTTTGGTGTCTCGTTTAGTTTTAGCTGGCGTGGTGCGGTACTGGCGTGCTCGGTAGTGGCGTTACCTCTCATGGTGCGTTCAATTCGTTTAAGTATTGAGAACGTTGATATAAAGTTAGAGCAAGCTGCACGTACGCTGGGTGCTTCACCATTGAAAGCCTTTGTTACCATAACGTTACCGTTGACCATACCAGGTCTTATCACGGGAGTTATGTTGTCGTTTGCACGCAGTTTAGGTGAGTTTGGCGCCACAATTAGTTTTGTGTCCAATATTCCCGGTGAAACGCAGACTATTCCACTCGCTATGTATAATTTTATGGAAACACCTGGAGCTGAAATGAGTGCAGCGCGCTTGTGTATTGTGTCGGTTGTGATTGCACTTTTGTCTTTATTTGCATCTGAATGGTGCAGTCGAATCATGACATCTCGGCTTGGGAGCAAACGATGA
- a CDS encoding substrate-binding domain-containing protein, giving the protein MIKTISTFMMCGFITAFSLPTHASQSLKGYWHYQEYLDNHPEQKKLTQQLSDMVHENPVPLAQHQNKPITISVIYPASQVSDYWVRNIKAFELRMEELGIRYTINQVFTRPNVDARQQSLSLMEALKDKSQYLIFTLNSVRHRKFIEHVLQSSETKIILQNITTPVKAWKEHQPFMYVGFDHEIGTQRLVDYFSQAEPKNSRYAMLYYSEGYISAARGGTFIEQMHNRGNAQLVASYYTNATEQSGYDATMHILDENDNIQFIYACSTDIALGAMHALEKRGKQHIKLNGWGGGTAELNAILAGKLDATVMRMNDDTGVAMAEAIKLDLEGKPSPTVYSGQFDLVTKEDSPERIRKLEKQAFRYSDR; this is encoded by the coding sequence ATGATCAAAACAATTTCTACCTTTATGATGTGTGGATTTATAACCGCGTTCAGCCTGCCAACCCACGCTTCTCAAAGTCTGAAAGGGTATTGGCATTATCAAGAGTACCTCGACAACCACCCTGAACAAAAGAAATTGACTCAGCAATTAAGTGATATGGTGCATGAAAACCCTGTCCCTTTGGCGCAGCACCAAAACAAACCCATCACGATTTCCGTTATTTATCCGGCTAGCCAAGTGTCTGATTACTGGGTACGTAATATCAAAGCCTTTGAATTACGTATGGAAGAGCTCGGCATTCGTTATACGATAAATCAAGTTTTTACACGTCCGAATGTGGATGCACGTCAGCAAAGCTTGTCTTTAATGGAAGCACTCAAAGATAAATCGCAATATCTTATTTTCACATTAAATTCAGTGCGACATCGTAAATTCATCGAACATGTATTGCAGTCATCTGAAACTAAAATCATTTTACAGAATATCACGACACCAGTGAAAGCATGGAAAGAGCATCAGCCATTCATGTACGTTGGTTTTGATCACGAGATCGGCACGCAACGTCTCGTGGATTACTTTAGTCAAGCAGAGCCTAAAAATAGTCGTTACGCAATGCTGTATTATTCTGAAGGCTATATCAGTGCAGCGCGCGGTGGGACCTTTATTGAACAAATGCATAACCGTGGTAATGCTCAATTAGTGGCGTCTTACTATACCAATGCCACTGAACAAAGTGGCTATGATGCAACAATGCATATTCTCGATGAAAATGACAATATTCAATTCATTTATGCCTGCTCCACTGATATTGCGCTAGGTGCCATGCACGCGCTAGAAAAGCGAGGCAAACAACATATCAAGCTAAATGGCTGGGGAGGAGGCACCGCAGAACTCAATGCTATTTTAGCGGGGAAACTTGATGCGACGGTGATGCGCATGAACGATGATACAGGTGTGGCTATGGCTGAAGCGATTAAGCTAGATTTAGAAGGCAAACCGTCACCCACGGTCTATTCTGGTCAGTTTGATTTGGTCACGAAGGAAGACAGCCCCGAACGCATTCGCAAGTTAGAGAAGCAAGCGTTTCGTTATTCAGACCGTTAA
- a CDS encoding GIY-YIG nuclease family protein, with the protein MTEATCQWWWVYLIRTRHNALYCGITTDVTRRFAQHQVGQGAKALKGKGPLHLVWMQKVATSRSEAQKIEYRIKQLSKKQKERLIGREYQLDTLFNVD; encoded by the coding sequence ATGACTGAAGCGACTTGTCAGTGGTGGTGGGTGTATTTAATAAGGACTCGCCACAATGCGCTGTATTGTGGGATCACGACAGATGTGACTAGGCGGTTTGCTCAGCATCAAGTTGGACAAGGTGCGAAAGCGTTAAAAGGTAAAGGGCCATTACATTTAGTATGGATGCAAAAAGTAGCCACATCGCGAAGTGAAGCGCAAAAAATAGAGTACCGCATTAAACAGCTAAGCAAGAAACAAAAAGAGCGATTAATTGGTCGAGAATACCAACTCGACACTCTTTTTAACGTCGACTGA
- a CDS encoding YceH family protein: MIMELSPVEARIIGCLTEKAITTPDYYPLSLKSLMTACNQKSNRDPVTDLDENQVLDGVNALLDRRLVSDESKFSSATRKYQHRFCNTEFGDLQLTEQELGILCLLLLRGPQTAGELRTRTNRLCEFTDSKETEAVLEYMANEHACGALVVKLAREPGKRECRYQHVFSDVGALALVEPTPSLSVCPLPEDTASLKEEIAELREQVISLTAVVARLEAEMRNNND; the protein is encoded by the coding sequence ATGATCATGGAACTTTCACCTGTTGAAGCAAGAATTATTGGCTGTTTAACAGAGAAAGCAATTACTACTCCGGATTACTATCCTTTAAGTCTTAAAAGCTTAATGACGGCATGCAATCAAAAAAGTAATCGAGACCCGGTAACCGATCTTGATGAAAATCAGGTATTAGATGGCGTTAACGCGCTGTTAGACCGTCGTCTTGTGAGTGATGAAAGTAAGTTTTCTAGTGCAACGCGTAAATATCAACACCGCTTTTGTAATACGGAATTTGGCGATTTGCAATTAACCGAACAAGAGCTGGGTATTCTGTGTTTATTATTACTACGTGGGCCACAAACGGCGGGCGAACTGCGCACGAGGACGAATCGTCTGTGTGAGTTTACGGATAGTAAAGAGACTGAGGCGGTGCTTGAGTATATGGCGAATGAACACGCTTGTGGAGCGCTCGTTGTCAAGCTAGCAAGAGAGCCCGGTAAGCGAGAGTGTCGCTACCAGCATGTGTTTTCTGATGTTGGAGCACTAGCGTTAGTGGAGCCTACGCCATCGCTGTCTGTGTGTCCGCTTCCGGAAGATACGGCATCTCTCAAAGAGGAAATAGCCGAGTTACGTGAGCAAGTGATCTCTCTAACGGCCGTGGTTGCTCGGCTTGAAGCGGAAATGCGTAACAATAATGACTGA
- a CDS encoding porin family protein codes for MKKLFPAITGLLLIGAYSLPTYAASNNDSGLYVGGNVGYVKIDGQDDFDDDNEVYQGLLGYRINPYLGVEGSYIDFGKYGSSLANAKTDGYTAALKLTAPIGDRVDLYAKGGQLWYNTDYDIAGASGDKDDTAVFAGAGVGFKVTDNFIVNAEYTWYDVDLDVKDVRDGSDTNTDFNQVTAGVEYRF; via the coding sequence ATGAAAAAGCTATTTCCAGCCATCACAGGCCTACTATTAATTGGTGCATACTCTCTTCCTACTTATGCTGCATCGAATAACGATAGTGGTTTATATGTCGGTGGTAACGTAGGTTATGTAAAGATCGACGGGCAGGACGATTTTGACGACGACAATGAAGTATACCAAGGCTTACTTGGTTATCGTATTAACCCTTACTTAGGCGTTGAGGGTAGCTACATCGATTTTGGTAAATACGGTAGTAGCTTAGCAAATGCAAAAACTGACGGTTATACAGCTGCGCTTAAGCTTACCGCGCCAATTGGCGATCGCGTCGATCTTTACGCCAAAGGCGGCCAGCTTTGGTACAACACAGATTATGATATTGCTGGGGCTTCAGGAGACAAGGATGACACCGCGGTCTTTGCTGGTGCTGGTGTTGGATTTAAAGTCACTGATAACTTTATCGTAAACGCGGAATATACTTGGTATGACGTAGATTTGGATGTCAAAGACGTGCGTGATGGCTCTGATACCAACACAGACTTTAATCAGGTAACGGCAGGTGTTGAATATCGCTTTTAA
- a CDS encoding conjugal transfer protein TraF, whose translation MGKKHLLGLMVAGSLVSAPVFASSGVVDARGMAMGGTGVSSADYLLAPFYNPALVAVYRDNDDIGLLLPGIGISARDKDDTLSEVDDLQDTIDDFKSGGTTAELANAGELNDYLNRLSDNQATNVSASAGAAIAIPMNALSFNLFMKGEAEINAKPNIAPDLGTLPTLVQNRYENSSVALTAFANVEFGLAIAKRFTLAGQDVAFGISPKIQQLRTYQDSASVEDFDLDDYDESEQKKSAFNMDLGAAWMISDFRAGIAVKDLFSKSIDTQDGSDTYKLNTQVTVSGAYVTSFFTAAVDVDLTKKKRFLSSDDDTQYVRFGIEGNAWGWAQLRAGYAIDLKDNMDNAVTAGIGISPGDVVSLDIGGSYANQQQMGVAANIAFTF comes from the coding sequence ATGGGAAAAAAACATTTACTGGGTTTAATGGTCGCTGGATCATTAGTGTCGGCTCCTGTATTTGCAAGTAGTGGAGTGGTTGATGCGCGCGGGATGGCAATGGGGGGCACTGGTGTGAGCAGCGCCGACTATTTACTTGCGCCATTTTACAACCCTGCGCTTGTTGCTGTTTATCGCGATAATGATGATATTGGGTTGTTATTACCCGGTATTGGTATTTCAGCTCGAGATAAAGACGATACCCTTAGTGAAGTAGATGACTTACAAGATACTATCGATGATTTTAAAAGTGGCGGCACCACTGCCGAGCTAGCAAATGCAGGTGAGCTAAATGACTACCTCAATCGCTTATCGGATAATCAAGCCACCAATGTAAGTGCAAGCGCGGGGGCGGCGATTGCCATTCCTATGAATGCGCTCTCCTTTAATTTGTTTATGAAAGGCGAAGCTGAAATTAATGCCAAGCCAAATATTGCTCCAGATTTAGGCACGCTACCAACCTTGGTACAGAACCGTTATGAAAATTCGAGTGTTGCGCTAACCGCGTTTGCTAACGTCGAGTTCGGATTGGCAATCGCGAAACGGTTTACGTTGGCGGGCCAAGATGTGGCTTTTGGTATTTCACCTAAAATTCAGCAATTACGTACTTATCAAGATTCTGCGTCAGTAGAAGACTTTGACCTAGATGACTATGACGAAAGCGAACAAAAAAAATCAGCATTCAATATGGATTTAGGTGCTGCTTGGATGATCAGTGATTTTCGCGCTGGTATCGCAGTGAAAGATCTGTTCTCAAAGTCGATTGACACTCAAGATGGTTCAGACACTTATAAATTGAATACGCAGGTGACGGTGTCTGGTGCGTATGTGACGTCGTTTTTTACCGCCGCCGTTGATGTTGATTTAACGAAGAAAAAACGTTTTCTTAGCAGTGATGATGATACCCAATATGTACGATTTGGCATTGAGGGTAACGCTTGGGGGTGGGCACAATTACGCGCTGGTTATGCCATTGACTTAAAGGATAATATGGATAATGCAGTGACTGCGGGCATTGGTATCAGCCCTGGTGATGTGGTTAGTCTCGATATTGGCGGTAGTTACGCTAACCAGCAACAAATGGGCGTTGCGGCTAACATCGCCTTCACTTTTTAA
- a CDS encoding YgjV family protein, whose amino-acid sequence MDLNTIEITGYAASIMVAISLTMKDIVKLRVLNFIGCIIFCIYGSIIGAWPVVATNTFIAIVNVYYLYKMRPSKQDTST is encoded by the coding sequence ATGGATCTCAATACGATTGAAATCACGGGATATGCTGCCTCGATAATGGTCGCGATATCACTCACGATGAAAGACATTGTGAAGCTACGTGTGTTGAACTTCATTGGCTGCATCATTTTCTGTATTTATGGCAGTATTATTGGTGCATGGCCTGTCGTCGCCACGAATACCTTCATCGCTATCGTCAATGTTTACTATTTGTATAAGATGCGTCCGTCCAAACAAGACACGTCAACCTAG